In the Prochlorococcus sp. MIT 1307 genome, one interval contains:
- a CDS encoding DNA-directed RNA polymerase subunit gamma, which translates to MTNSNLRTENHFDYVKITLASPDRVMEWGQRTLPNGQVVGEVTKPETINYRTLKPEMDGLFCEKIFGPSKDWECHCGKYKRVRHRGIVCERCGVEVTESRVRRHRMGFIKLAAPVSHVWYLKGIPSYVAILLDMPLRDVEQIVYFNCYVVLDPGDHKDLKYKQLLTEDEWLEIEDEIYAEDSTIENEPVVGIGAEALKQLLEDLELSQVAEQLREEIANSKGQKRAKLIKRLRVIDNFIATNASPDWMVLDAIPVIPPDLRPMVQLDGGRFATSDLNDLYRRVINRNNRLARLQEILAPEIIVRNEKRMLQEAVDALIDNGRRGRTVVGANSRPLKSLSDIIEGKQGRFRQNLLGKRVDYSGRSVIVVGPKLKMHQCGLPKEMAIELFQPFVIHRLIRQNIVNNIKAAKKLINRADDEVMQVLQEVIEGHPILLNRAPTLHRLGIQAFEPKLVAGRAIQLHPLVCPAFNADFDGDQMAVHVPLAIESQTEARMLMLASNNILSPATGDPIVTPSQDMVLGSYYLTALQPDASKPEFGDRSSTFSGLEDVIHAFEDKRINLHDWVWVRFNGEVEDDDEIDKPILANTLEDGTRFEQWTYRRDRLDEDGALISRYILTTVGRVVMNYTIIDAVAAA; encoded by the coding sequence AAATCACACTCGCTTCTCCCGATAGGGTTATGGAATGGGGGCAACGTACTCTTCCAAATGGTCAAGTTGTTGGAGAAGTTACTAAGCCAGAGACAATTAATTACCGCACATTAAAGCCTGAGATGGATGGCCTTTTTTGTGAGAAGATTTTTGGCCCTTCAAAGGATTGGGAATGTCATTGTGGAAAATATAAAAGAGTTAGACACCGTGGCATTGTTTGCGAGAGGTGTGGTGTTGAAGTCACGGAAAGCAGAGTCCGTAGACACAGAATGGGCTTTATCAAATTAGCTGCACCTGTCTCACATGTTTGGTATTTGAAGGGTATACCTAGTTATGTGGCTATTTTATTAGATATGCCATTAAGGGATGTTGAGCAAATTGTTTATTTTAACTGTTATGTAGTATTGGACCCAGGTGATCATAAAGACCTTAAGTATAAACAATTACTGACTGAAGACGAATGGCTAGAAATAGAAGATGAAATCTATGCGGAAGACTCTACAATTGAAAATGAACCAGTAGTTGGTATAGGTGCAGAGGCATTAAAGCAACTTTTAGAAGATCTAGAATTGTCTCAAGTGGCAGAACAATTGCGAGAAGAAATAGCTAATAGTAAGGGTCAAAAACGAGCAAAGCTTATTAAGCGTTTAAGGGTAATAGATAATTTTATTGCAACTAATGCAAGTCCTGATTGGATGGTTTTAGATGCGATTCCTGTTATACCTCCAGATTTACGACCAATGGTTCAATTAGATGGAGGTCGCTTTGCTACTTCTGATTTAAATGATCTCTATCGAAGGGTTATTAATCGCAATAATCGTTTAGCACGTTTACAGGAAATTCTTGCACCTGAAATTATCGTTCGAAATGAAAAGCGTATGCTTCAGGAAGCTGTTGATGCACTGATAGATAATGGACGACGAGGAAGAACTGTAGTTGGTGCAAATAGTCGACCGCTTAAGTCTCTGAGTGACATTATTGAGGGAAAACAAGGACGCTTCCGCCAAAACCTTCTTGGTAAACGAGTTGATTATTCCGGTAGATCAGTAATCGTTGTTGGCCCCAAATTAAAAATGCATCAATGTGGATTGCCTAAGGAAATGGCAATCGAATTATTTCAGCCTTTTGTGATTCATAGGCTGATTCGTCAGAACATTGTTAATAACATCAAAGCAGCTAAGAAGTTGATAAATCGTGCTGATGATGAGGTTATGCAGGTCTTGCAGGAGGTGATAGAGGGACATCCGATTTTGCTTAATAGAGCCCCTACTTTGCATCGCCTGGGTATTCAAGCTTTTGAGCCAAAGCTTGTAGCTGGTCGTGCAATACAACTACATCCTTTGGTCTGTCCAGCATTCAATGCTGATTTTGATGGAGATCAGATGGCGGTTCACGTCCCATTAGCTATTGAATCTCAGACAGAGGCACGTATGTTGATGTTGGCTAGTAATAACATCCTCTCACCCGCAACTGGAGATCCAATTGTTACGCCATCTCAAGATATGGTTCTTGGCTCTTACTATCTAACAGCTTTACAGCCAGATGCTTCGAAGCCGGAGTTTGGAGATCGCTCCAGTACTTTTTCAGGGCTTGAAGATGTTATTCATGCTTTTGAAGATAAGAGGATTAATTTGCATGATTGGGTTTGGGTTCGATTTAACGGTGAGGTTGAAGATGATGATGAGATCGATAAGCCCATTCTTGCGAATACTCTTGAAGACGGAACTCGCTTTGAACAGTGGACTTATCGACGAGACCGTTTAGATGAAGACGGTGCCCTAATAAGTCGCTACATACTCACCACTGTTGGGCGTGTTGTCATGAACTACACCATTATCGATGCAGTAGCTGCAGCCTGA